The following proteins come from a genomic window of Gottfriedia acidiceleris:
- the tilS gene encoding tRNA lysidine(34) synthetase TilS → MVINQLKEFIKQNDINRNSVIVIGVSGGPDSMALAHSFLSIREEYAFSIIIAHVDHMFRGQESLDDLEYVKNWSLQNNVQYEGKSINVNQYIEETGLSSQLAARECRYRFFDETMKKYEANYLALGHHGEDQVETILMRLVRGSSQVGYAGIREKRSFSTGEIIRPFLDLRKQALTTYCHEQGIIPRKDPSNDKDVYTRNRFRHHILPFIFEENPTAHKRFQQFSRQQLEDDLYLMELTEDAMNTVIKNKKKQAVTIDVRQFLNVPISLQRRCIQLILDYVYLSIPKGLTQGHLNSILTLLRNEKSTWEQHLPGGLFVTRSYNECIFTFEQTNVKDYTISINEPGEYELPNGFSIKVELNNQCFEQKNDIFMCSVKDVSFPLIVRNRKNGDRMSLKGMNGSKKLKDIFIDEKMKQSLRDEWPIITDSQNNILWVPFVKKSAFERNFSTDESLIAIQVVSKSF, encoded by the coding sequence ATGGTAATTAATCAATTAAAGGAATTTATAAAACAAAACGATATTAACAGAAATAGTGTAATTGTGATTGGTGTTTCTGGAGGTCCAGATTCAATGGCGTTAGCCCATTCTTTTTTATCAATTAGAGAAGAATATGCGTTCTCGATTATTATTGCACATGTAGATCATATGTTTAGAGGACAAGAATCTTTAGATGATTTAGAATATGTCAAGAACTGGAGCCTCCAAAATAACGTTCAATATGAAGGTAAGAGCATAAATGTGAATCAGTATATCGAGGAAACGGGTTTAAGTAGTCAATTGGCGGCAAGGGAATGTCGATATCGTTTCTTTGATGAAACGATGAAGAAATATGAAGCGAATTATTTAGCGTTAGGTCACCATGGAGAGGACCAAGTTGAAACGATATTGATGCGGTTAGTAAGAGGTAGCTCGCAGGTCGGTTACGCTGGCATTAGGGAAAAGAGATCTTTTAGTACAGGCGAAATTATTCGTCCATTTTTAGATTTAAGAAAACAAGCATTAACTACATATTGTCACGAACAAGGTATTATCCCTCGAAAAGATCCAAGTAATGATAAAGATGTTTACACAAGAAATCGATTTAGACATCATATTCTACCTTTTATTTTTGAAGAAAATCCAACTGCACATAAAAGATTCCAGCAGTTTAGCAGACAGCAATTGGAAGATGATCTATATTTAATGGAATTAACTGAAGACGCAATGAATACAGTTATAAAAAATAAAAAAAAGCAAGCAGTCACTATTGACGTTAGACAGTTTTTAAATGTGCCTATATCTTTACAAAGAAGATGTATTCAACTAATATTAGATTATGTCTACCTATCTATCCCTAAAGGCTTGACACAAGGGCATCTTAATTCAATTCTGACTTTATTACGAAATGAAAAATCTACGTGGGAGCAGCATTTACCCGGAGGACTTTTTGTCACACGTTCATATAATGAATGCATCTTTACATTCGAACAAACGAATGTGAAGGATTATACTATTTCTATTAATGAGCCTGGCGAATACGAACTACCAAATGGTTTTTCAATTAAAGTTGAATTAAACAATCAATGTTTTGAGCAAAAAAACGACATATTTATGTGTTCTGTCAAGGATGTTTCTTTTCCACTCATTGTTCGGAATCGAAAGAATGGTGATCGAATGTCATTAAAGGGTATGAATGGGTCAAAAAAGTTAAAAGATATATTTATTGATGAAAAAATGAAACAATCATTACGTGATGAATGGCCAATAATTACGGATAGTCAAAATAATATATTATGGGTACCTTTCGTAAAGAAATCTGCTTTTGAAAGAAATTTTTCGACAGATGAGTCACTCATCGCAATACAGGTGGTTTCTAAGAGTTTCTAG
- a CDS encoding FtsB family cell division protein — protein sequence MEHARKLDLTRQVQDKQNITLVEEHGVKPRRRSFKKFLVRISLFCFLTVPLFFLLQSHYVTQQHVYSSKVKQLRLAKVDLKKTKSTVEDSKRMIDQLNDDQYIIELARKNLFFSKKGEIIFPNIK from the coding sequence GTGGAACATGCGAGAAAATTGGATTTAACTAGACAAGTTCAAGATAAACAAAATATTACTTTAGTTGAGGAACATGGTGTTAAGCCTAGGAGAAGGAGTTTTAAAAAGTTTTTAGTACGAATTTCATTATTCTGCTTTTTAACTGTCCCCCTATTCTTTTTATTACAATCTCATTATGTAACACAACAACATGTGTATTCATCTAAAGTAAAGCAGTTAAGGCTAGCAAAGGTTGATCTAAAGAAAACAAAGAGTACGGTAGAGGATTCAAAGCGCATGATTGACCAATTGAACGATGATCAATATATTATTGAGTTAGCTAGAAAAAACTTATTTTTTTCTAAAAAGGGAGAAATAATTTTTCCTAATATCAAGTAA
- the yabQ gene encoding spore cortex biosynthesis protein YabQ — MSLNVQFYSMIAMVGMGAYLGMALDTYHRFLYRGTRNRLIVFATDILFWIFQALLVFYVLYLVNEGALRFYLLLALLCGYAAYQSLFRTIYKKILELVIQLVISIYRIIVKLIVIFIVKPIKWIIQVIIIILLFIYGLLIRLIRLVYNVVLSILLFFGRVCWFFVPKRVKNYFIQFKGVFGKFKNIFLTTIKKVKDLLDRRKK; from the coding sequence ATGAGCTTAAACGTTCAGTTCTACTCAATGATAGCGATGGTCGGTATGGGTGCATATCTTGGTATGGCACTAGATACATACCATCGTTTTTTATATCGAGGTACTCGTAATCGATTGATTGTATTTGCAACTGATATATTATTTTGGATTTTTCAAGCTCTACTAGTTTTTTATGTATTATACTTAGTTAATGAAGGTGCACTTAGGTTTTATTTACTATTAGCTTTACTATGTGGTTATGCGGCATATCAAAGTCTTTTTCGAACTATTTATAAAAAAATACTAGAACTTGTTATTCAACTAGTTATTAGCATTTATCGCATTATAGTAAAGTTGATCGTAATATTTATTGTAAAACCTATAAAGTGGATTATTCAGGTAATAATTATCATTCTTTTGTTTATTTATGGACTTCTTATTCGACTAATCCGTTTAGTTTACAACGTTGTACTATCAATTCTTTTGTTTTTCGGCAGAGTATGTTGGTTTTTTGTGCCAAAACGAGTCAAAAACTATTTCATACAATTTAAAGGAGTTTTCGGAAAATTCAAGAATATCTTCCTTACTACTATTAAAAAAGTAAAGGACCTTTTAGATAGGAGGAAGAAATAG
- a CDS encoding RNA-binding S4 domain-containing protein — protein MRLDKFLKVSRIIKRRTLAKEVADQGRITINGTVAKASTEVKVNDELKIRFGQKIVTAKINLLKETVRKEEADAMYTIISEEKLSDSLF, from the coding sequence ATGAGACTTGATAAATTTTTAAAAGTATCGAGAATTATTAAGCGTCGTACACTTGCAAAAGAAGTAGCTGATCAAGGAAGAATAACGATCAATGGAACAGTTGCAAAAGCATCTACAGAAGTCAAAGTAAATGACGAGTTAAAAATTCGATTCGGGCAAAAAATTGTTACAGCAAAAATTAATTTACTTAAAGAAACCGTTCGAAAAGAAGAAGCAGATGCAATGTATACAATCATTAGCGAGGAAAAACTGTCAGATAGCTTGTTCTAA
- the yabP gene encoding sporulation protein YabP, which produces MNNPYELNAKNTSQIIEQDLSLKSRRYLEITGVKQVESFDSEEFLLETALGFLHIKGHNLQMKNLDVEKGHVAIKGKINELCYIDEYNSGKAKGIFSKLFK; this is translated from the coding sequence ATGAATAATCCGTATGAGTTAAATGCGAAAAATACAAGCCAAATAATCGAGCAGGATTTATCGTTAAAAAGTAGAAGATATCTTGAGATTACTGGAGTAAAACAGGTTGAGAGCTTTGATAGTGAAGAGTTCCTATTAGAAACAGCTTTAGGCTTTTTGCATATTAAAGGTCATAATTTACAAATGAAAAACCTCGATGTAGAAAAAGGTCATGTAGCAATCAAGGGAAAGATTAATGAACTTTGTTATATTGACGAGTACAATTCGGGGAAAGCTAAAGGAATCTTTAGCAAGCTATTTAAATGA
- a CDS encoding protein kinase domain-containing protein yields MMNNQLNGQINLAPGTLITGKWNKNKYEIKSLLGNGANGTVYLASGKTGDVAIKLSKDSTNITNEVNVLKKITQVQDSILGPSFIDVDDYLNPGTNECCYYYVMEYVNGVSLPNFIERNGMEWTSIFIIQVLSLLDKLHHKGFIFGDLKTDNLLVTKEPNKIQWIDFGGVTQIGRAVKEFTEFFDRGYWGLGSRKAEVSYDLFAVTMIFIHLHCKKQFLKNGLGINQIEQVITETQTLNPYKEFLMKGLKGEYVNASAMKQALLMYEQKINATKKRKNKKDQATAAQTMNQTRQSKKQNQNTNQSTQSKKHSQPTNQPRHSASQNQKPNQSTQTRAGNNVQVKQKKKRIHWFETSTILLLMGLAYALYFYYQL; encoded by the coding sequence ATGATGAACAATCAATTGAATGGGCAGATTAATTTAGCGCCTGGGACTCTCATTACTGGAAAGTGGAATAAAAACAAATACGAAATTAAGAGTTTACTTGGAAATGGGGCAAATGGAACAGTTTATCTAGCTTCTGGAAAAACTGGAGATGTTGCTATTAAGCTGAGTAAAGATTCTACTAATATAACGAACGAAGTAAATGTTTTAAAAAAAATCACACAGGTCCAGGATTCAATCCTTGGGCCTTCTTTTATCGATGTAGATGACTATTTAAATCCAGGAACAAATGAATGCTGCTATTACTATGTTATGGAATACGTAAATGGTGTAAGTTTACCAAATTTTATTGAAAGAAATGGAATGGAATGGACTAGTATTTTTATCATACAAGTTTTATCATTGTTAGATAAATTACACCATAAAGGCTTTATTTTTGGAGATTTAAAAACAGATAATCTACTTGTTACAAAAGAACCAAATAAAATCCAGTGGATTGATTTTGGAGGAGTTACTCAAATTGGACGTGCAGTTAAAGAGTTTACGGAGTTCTTTGATCGTGGATACTGGGGCTTAGGTTCTAGGAAAGCGGAAGTTTCCTATGACTTATTTGCTGTTACGATGATTTTTATCCACTTGCATTGTAAAAAGCAATTTTTAAAAAACGGATTGGGAATAAATCAAATTGAACAAGTAATAACGGAAACACAAACCCTTAATCCATATAAAGAATTTCTAATGAAAGGATTAAAAGGGGAGTATGTTAATGCAAGTGCTATGAAACAAGCTCTATTAATGTATGAACAAAAAATAAATGCTACTAAAAAGAGGAAGAATAAGAAGGATCAAGCTACTGCTGCACAAACGATGAACCAAACAAGGCAATCGAAAAAGCAAAATCAGAATACGAATCAATCCACACAATCAAAAAAACATAGTCAGCCTACAAATCAACCTAGACATTCAGCTAGTCAGAATCAAAAACCTAACCAATCAACACAGACAAGAGCAGGGAACAATGTCCAGGTGAAGCAAAAGAAAAAAAGAATTCACTGGTTCGAAACATCGACCATCCTCTTGTTAATGGGCTTGGCCTATGCATTATATTTTTATTATCAGCTGTAA
- the mazG gene encoding nucleoside triphosphate pyrophosphohydrolase — MNKITVLGLGAGDLNQLPFGIYKELQKTDNLYLRTKDHPVISELETEGLTFQSFDAIYEKHDRFEEVYEEIVQLLVKASEAGAITYAVPGHPLVAEKTVQLLIELADKGNIQLDIKGGQSFLDAMFTSLKIDPIEGFQFVDATDLEAESITFRQHLIICQVYDQMTASHAKLMLMEQLPDDYEVVIVTAAGSSSEQIRRVPLFELDRDTSINNLTSVYVPPVKNEEDLYHQFETLRSVIATLRGPNGCPWDQKQTHESLKKYLLEEAYELLEAIDEEDDDHIIEELGDVLLQVMLHAQIGEDEGYFSIQDVIQGLVSKLIYRHPHVFSTVHVNDEEDVLKNWQELKQAEKGHVVESVLSGIPKDLSGILKAEKLQSKAAKVGFDWKELPPVVDKVNEELAEVLDAIKLNDQSKVEAELGDLLFSIVNLARFIDVNPEEAILKTNMKFTKRFQYIESRLREINKTFSDVSLEEMDEIWNEAKKYE, encoded by the coding sequence ATGAACAAGATTACAGTTTTAGGTTTAGGAGCAGGTGACCTTAATCAGCTTCCATTTGGTATCTATAAAGAGTTACAAAAAACTGACAATCTTTATTTACGTACAAAAGACCACCCTGTTATAAGTGAATTAGAAACAGAAGGATTAACGTTCCAATCATTCGATGCAATTTATGAAAAACATGATCGTTTTGAAGAGGTATATGAAGAAATTGTTCAACTACTGGTGAAAGCTTCTGAAGCAGGTGCAATTACATATGCTGTACCAGGCCATCCTCTTGTAGCGGAAAAAACTGTTCAGCTATTAATAGAGCTTGCAGATAAAGGAAATATCCAGCTAGACATCAAAGGTGGACAAAGCTTCTTAGATGCGATGTTCACAAGTTTAAAAATTGATCCGATCGAAGGCTTCCAGTTTGTAGATGCAACAGATTTAGAGGCAGAGTCGATTACGTTTAGACAGCATTTGATCATCTGCCAGGTTTACGATCAAATGACTGCCTCTCATGCGAAATTAATGCTAATGGAGCAGCTACCCGATGATTATGAAGTCGTAATAGTCACGGCAGCGGGTAGTTCAAGTGAGCAAATAAGAAGGGTACCATTATTTGAATTAGATCGCGATACATCAATTAATAATTTGACAAGTGTTTATGTACCTCCAGTTAAAAATGAAGAGGATCTGTATCATCAATTTGAAACACTTCGTTCTGTCATTGCTACTTTAAGAGGCCCTAATGGATGTCCGTGGGATCAAAAGCAAACCCATGAATCATTAAAGAAGTACTTATTAGAAGAGGCTTATGAGCTACTTGAAGCAATCGATGAAGAAGATGACGATCATATTATTGAAGAGCTAGGAGATGTATTACTTCAAGTCATGTTACACGCCCAAATTGGAGAAGATGAAGGATATTTCTCAATCCAAGATGTAATTCAAGGATTAGTAAGTAAGCTAATTTATCGTCACCCACATGTATTTTCAACCGTTCATGTGAATGATGAGGAAGACGTATTAAAAAATTGGCAAGAATTAAAACAAGCTGAAAAAGGACATGTCGTTGAATCTGTTCTTTCAGGAATACCAAAGGATCTTTCAGGAATATTAAAAGCAGAGAAACTTCAAAGTAAGGCCGCGAAAGTAGGGTTTGATTGGAAGGAACTACCGCCAGTGGTAGATAAGGTTAACGAAGAGTTAGCTGAAGTGCTTGATGCCATCAAATTGAATGATCAGTCTAAAGTTGAAGCGGAACTTGGTGATCTGTTATTTAGTATTGTTAATTTAGCACGTTTTATTGATGTAAATCCTGAAGAAGCTATTTTAAAAACAAATATGAAATTTACAAAACGTTTTCAATATATTGAATCAAGACTTCGTGAAATAAATAAGACATTTTCTGATGTATCTCTTGAAGAAATGGATGAGATATGGAATGAAGCTAAAAAATACGAATAA
- the spoIIE gene encoding stage II sporulation protein E — MTKLQRGSSNSSASLVPTNGFQSVFRQSSKSIKSKLERAFFDWGLLIFLTGFLLGRALILSHILPFVLPFFASVYMMKRERTGIAFVALMIGSLTVSIETVSYAFATIILFFILNIFFARVKRHYIGLVPFQVFLSVFISHLLITYAFQQEVLMYDVLMASVEAGLSFILTMIFFQSVPLLAIPKRKQLLGVEEIVCLVILLASVVTGTTDWYIQDLSIQHIVTRYIVLLFAFVAGGTVGCTVGVVTGLILSLASVSSLYQMSLLAFSGLLGGLLKEGKRLGAAAGLLIGTCLISFYAEKQSDIIFSIIESVIAIVLFLITPSFLLKQLAKLVPGTEEHSTDQQQYLRKIRDLTANRITQFSNVFEALSASFSQPSQFAHIEDELTDEELFICSISNKCCNSCMKKDHCWSNNGDRTYQYMENMMHLVEKDQLIKNGQFMREWEKYCQRSSKMADLMKQEVFYFRANQRLKKQVQESRRLVAEQLRGVSKVMVDFAKEIQREKENHQLQEDQILQALLNFGIDVSQVEIYNLEQGNIDIDILIPFENEYGECQKLIAPILSDILKETIVVLKEEAATIPNGGNYLVTFGSDKAFVIETGVATAAKGGGFISGDAFKIMDVGAGKHAIAISDGMGNGERAHIESNETLKLLQKILNSGIEETVAIKSINSILSLRTTEEVFATLDLAMVDLHDASAKFLKIGSSPSFVKRGKQVIKIEGSNLPIGIIDEFDVEVVSEQLKAGDLLIMMSDGIFEGPKHVENYEMWMKRKISEFETDDPQSVAELLLEEVIRSNTGDINDDMTVVVAVVKRNLPEWSSISSYSAMA, encoded by the coding sequence ATGACGAAACTGCAAAGAGGGTCATCTAATTCTTCAGCAAGCTTGGTCCCTACTAATGGATTTCAATCAGTATTTCGGCAATCTTCTAAATCAATTAAATCCAAATTAGAGAGAGCATTCTTTGATTGGGGGTTACTAATCTTTTTAACGGGATTTTTATTAGGACGAGCGTTGATACTATCACATATTCTCCCGTTTGTATTACCGTTTTTTGCCTCAGTTTATATGATGAAACGTGAGCGTACTGGAATAGCTTTTGTTGCTCTTATGATTGGTTCATTAACTGTGTCAATTGAAACAGTTAGTTACGCGTTTGCCACAATTATCCTATTTTTTATCCTTAATATTTTCTTCGCTAGAGTTAAACGACACTATATAGGTTTAGTACCTTTTCAAGTTTTTTTATCAGTATTTATTAGTCATCTTTTAATTACTTATGCTTTTCAACAAGAAGTTCTAATGTATGATGTTTTGATGGCCTCAGTTGAAGCGGGATTAAGTTTTATTTTAACGATGATCTTTTTCCAAAGTGTACCTCTACTCGCGATTCCTAAAAGAAAACAGCTTTTAGGTGTTGAAGAAATCGTATGTTTAGTTATTCTTTTAGCTTCGGTTGTGACGGGGACAACTGATTGGTATATTCAAGATTTATCTATTCAGCATATTGTTACTAGATACATTGTCTTACTATTTGCCTTCGTAGCCGGAGGAACGGTCGGTTGTACAGTAGGGGTTGTAACAGGCCTTATACTAAGTTTAGCGAGTGTTTCGAGTCTATATCAAATGAGCTTATTAGCATTCTCTGGATTACTTGGTGGCCTCCTTAAAGAGGGAAAAAGATTAGGTGCGGCAGCTGGCTTATTAATTGGGACATGCCTCATTAGCTTTTATGCTGAAAAACAATCAGATATTATTTTTTCAATCATTGAATCAGTAATTGCGATTGTCTTATTCTTAATAACACCATCTTTCCTACTAAAACAATTAGCTAAACTAGTACCAGGAACAGAAGAACATTCTACAGATCAACAACAATACTTGCGTAAAATAAGAGATTTGACGGCTAATCGGATTACTCAATTTTCAAACGTGTTTGAAGCATTATCTGCAAGTTTTTCACAGCCTAGCCAGTTTGCACATATTGAGGACGAACTAACTGATGAAGAACTGTTTATTTGTAGTATTTCAAATAAGTGCTGTAATAGTTGTATGAAAAAGGATCATTGTTGGTCAAACAATGGTGATCGAACATATCAATACATGGAAAATATGATGCATTTAGTTGAAAAGGATCAGCTCATTAAGAATGGCCAATTTATGAGAGAGTGGGAGAAATATTGCCAACGTTCTTCAAAAATGGCAGATTTAATGAAGCAAGAGGTTTTCTACTTCCGTGCCAATCAAAGGCTAAAAAAACAAGTTCAAGAAAGTAGAAGATTAGTGGCAGAGCAATTACGCGGGGTTTCAAAAGTAATGGTCGATTTTGCAAAAGAGATTCAACGAGAAAAAGAAAATCATCAATTGCAGGAAGACCAAATCTTACAAGCTTTATTAAACTTTGGAATTGATGTTAGCCAAGTTGAAATTTATAACTTAGAGCAAGGTAATATTGATATAGATATATTAATTCCGTTTGAAAACGAGTACGGTGAATGCCAAAAATTAATTGCGCCAATTCTATCAGATATTTTAAAAGAGACGATTGTCGTATTAAAAGAAGAGGCAGCGACAATACCCAATGGAGGTAATTACTTAGTTACATTTGGATCAGATAAGGCATTTGTTATTGAAACCGGGGTTGCGACTGCAGCTAAAGGTGGAGGCTTTATTTCTGGTGATGCATTTAAAATAATGGATGTTGGAGCAGGGAAGCACGCTATTGCGATTAGTGATGGCATGGGAAATGGTGAGCGAGCTCATATTGAAAGTAATGAAACACTAAAACTACTTCAAAAAATATTAAATTCGGGTATTGAAGAAACCGTCGCTATTAAATCGATTAATTCGATATTATCTTTACGTACTACGGAAGAGGTCTTTGCTACACTAGATTTAGCGATGGTCGATTTACACGATGCATCAGCAAAATTCTTAAAAATTGGTTCATCACCAAGTTTTGTGAAACGAGGTAAGCAAGTTATTAAAATTGAAGGTAGTAATCTACCAATCGGGATCATTGATGAATTTGATGTAGAAGTCGTAAGTGAGCAGTTAAAAGCTGGAGACTTATTAATTATGATGAGTGATGGAATTTTTGAAGGTCCTAAACATGTTGAAAATTACGAAATGTGGATGAAACGAAAAATAAGTGAATTTGAAACGGATGATCCACAATCAGTAGCAGAGTTGTTACTCGAGGAAGTAATTCGTTCGAATACAGGTGATATTAATGATGATATGACGGTTGTGGTTGCTGTTGTTAAACGAAACTTGCCAGAGTGGTCATCTATCTCATCATATAGTGCAATGGCATAG
- a CDS encoding S1 domain-containing RNA-binding protein, which yields MSIEVGSKVSGKVTGITNFGAFVELPEGVTGLVHISEVADNYVKDINEHLKVGDEVEVKVINVEKDGKIGLSIKKAKERPPVKEGEREQRPRQSRPSYGGGGGGNRGKNQNRSEQRPVKETFDQKMSKFLKDSEDRLASLKRNTESKRGGRGARRG from the coding sequence ATGTCAATTGAGGTAGGCAGCAAAGTTAGTGGGAAAGTTACAGGGATTACAAATTTTGGTGCTTTTGTAGAGTTACCAGAAGGAGTAACTGGACTTGTTCACATTAGTGAAGTAGCTGACAACTATGTTAAAGATATTAACGAACATTTAAAAGTTGGCGATGAAGTAGAAGTAAAAGTAATCAATGTTGAAAAGGACGGTAAAATCGGTCTTTCAATCAAAAAAGCGAAAGAACGTCCACCAGTAAAAGAGGGAGAGCGTGAGCAAAGACCTCGTCAAAGCAGACCTTCATATGGAGGCGGCGGTGGTGGAAACCGTGGCAAAAATCAAAACCGTTCGGAACAACGTCCGGTTAAAGAAACATTTGATCAAAAAATGAGTAAATTTTTAAAAGACAGTGAAGACCGTCTAGCTTCATTAAAACGTAACACGGAATCTAAACGTGGTGGCCGTGGAGCTCGTCGAGGCTAA
- the hpt gene encoding hypoxanthine phosphoribosyltransferase, translated as MKQDIQQVLVSEEAIQQKVVELGAVLTEEYKDRFPLVVGVLKGALPFMSDLIKHIDTYIEIDFMDVSSYGHSTVSSGEVKIVKDLNTSVEGRDVIILEDIIDSGLTLNYLVELFKHRKANTVKIVTLLDKPSGRKANIEADLVGFEVPDAFVVGYGLDYIERYRNLPYVGVLKPEVYTK; from the coding sequence ATGAAACAAGACATTCAACAAGTATTAGTAAGTGAAGAGGCAATTCAACAAAAAGTAGTAGAATTAGGTGCAGTACTAACTGAAGAGTACAAAGACCGCTTTCCACTAGTAGTGGGTGTTTTAAAAGGAGCTCTTCCGTTCATGTCTGACCTTATCAAGCATATTGATACATATATCGAAATTGATTTTATGGATGTTTCTAGTTATGGACATAGTACAGTTTCTTCTGGTGAAGTAAAAATTGTAAAAGATTTAAATACTTCAGTAGAAGGAAGAGATGTAATCATTCTAGAAGATATTATTGATAGTGGTCTAACTTTAAATTATTTAGTTGAACTATTTAAACATCGCAAAGCTAATACAGTTAAAATCGTTACTTTATTAGATAAGCCAAGCGGACGTAAAGCAAATATTGAGGCTGATTTAGTTGGTTTCGAAGTACCAGATGCTTTCGTAGTAGGATATGGTTTAGATTATATTGAACGTTATCGAAATCTGCCATATGTTGGCGTTTTAAAGCCTGAAGTTTACACGAAATAA
- a CDS encoding VWA domain-containing protein, translated as MYKGKLKQILLITDGYSNHGEDPLAVSSLAQEYGITVNVIGILDENVQSGDGLKEIEEIARAGGGISQVVYTKQLSQTVQMVTRKAMTQTIQGFVNKELKQILGDSNSIESLPPSKREEVYEVVEDIGETVGLEVIILVDTSASMKDKLETVKESLFDLQISLNSRTGENAYSLFIFPGKHDDVDKLLDWTPKLEKLNTIFPKLTMGGMTPTGPAIREALNYFNEQNYNRGNNGDDEQSIEWAD; from the coding sequence ATGTATAAGGGAAAGTTAAAACAAATTCTATTAATAACTGATGGTTATTCAAACCATGGCGAAGATCCGTTAGCTGTTTCAAGTCTGGCACAAGAATACGGTATTACAGTAAATGTAATTGGAATACTAGATGAAAATGTGCAAAGTGGTGACGGTTTAAAGGAAATCGAGGAAATTGCTAGAGCAGGTGGAGGGATTAGTCAAGTCGTTTACACAAAGCAACTTTCTCAAACTGTTCAAATGGTTACTAGAAAAGCGATGACTCAAACAATTCAAGGATTTGTAAATAAAGAATTAAAACAAATTTTAGGCGATAGCAATTCGATTGAATCACTTCCTCCCTCAAAGCGAGAAGAAGTATATGAGGTTGTAGAGGATATCGGCGAAACTGTAGGTTTAGAAGTTATTATTTTAGTAGATACGAGTGCTAGTATGAAAGACAAACTAGAAACTGTTAAGGAATCATTATTTGATTTGCAAATTAGTTTAAACTCAAGGACAGGAGAAAATGCCTACTCGTTATTTATATTTCCCGGGAAACATGATGATGTAGACAAATTACTAGATTGGACACCTAAGTTAGAAAAACTAAACACAATTTTTCCTAAGTTAACGATGGGCGGCATGACGCCAACCGGTCCTGCTATACGTGAGGCTTTAAACTATTTTAACGAACAAAACTACAATAGAGGTAATAATGGTGATGATGAACAATCAATTGAATGGGCAGATTAA